One Nicotiana tomentosiformis chromosome 4, ASM39032v3, whole genome shotgun sequence genomic window carries:
- the LOC138910111 gene encoding uncharacterized protein produces MATYEALYGRQCRSPIGWIDPGEARLLGTDLVWDALEKVKLIQDQLRIAQSRHKSYTDQKVRDVAFMVGERVLQWVSPMNGVMRFGKKGKLSPRYIGPFEIHETVGEVTYKLTLPSILSEVHPVFHVSMPRKNYGDPFHVLDFISVQLDKDLTYVDEPVVMLDRQVQKLRSKNIASVKVDLVLFGKSWKVEDLDG; encoded by the exons atggctacttatgaggctttatatgggagacagtgccGTTCTCCAATTGGTTGGATTGATCCGGGAGAGGCTAGGCTGTTGGGCACTGATCTGGTTTGGGacgccttggagaaggtcaagttgattcaggaccAGCTTCGTATAGCAcaatctagacataagagttataccgatcagaaggttcgtgatgttgcatttatggtggGGGAGAGAGTTTTACAGTGGGTTTCACCGATGAACggtgtgatgagattcgggaagaagggcaagttgagccctaggtatattggtccttttgagatccatGAGACAGTGGGGGAGGTGACCTACAAGCTTACATTGCCATCCATCTTATCGgaagttcacccggtgttccatgtttccatgccccggaagaattatggtgatccgttccatgtgttagattttatctcagtccaactggacaaagatttgacttatgttgacgAGCCGGTGGTCATGTTGGACAGGCAggtccaaaagttgaggtcaaagaacattgcttcagtgaag gttgatttggtgctttttggtaaaagttggaaagttgaagatttggatgGTTGA